In Carassius auratus strain Wakin chromosome 12, ASM336829v1, whole genome shotgun sequence, the sequence GCTAGTTAGAAAATGTTAcaagttttaaatataaatagcatatataatatcttaatattaaGCAGCTATTATTGATTAATCTTATTATTCGTTCGAATCCATTTATAACCTCTATAGACTGTTCAATCATTGAGTTTATTTTGTCAGTTCCTGTGTGTatgttaaattatgaaataaaggcTAACATTTTGGATTTCTGCAAGCTCATTAAGCTGTTTTTAACACGtccttcagaaaatataaaagagaaaaacatacaCATCGAACGCTGTTCAAACATGTAATCACTTTGGAAAAACACAAACAACGAATTTCATTCCCTCACTAGTCTTAACCATAAAGTGTGTTATAAAACATTATCAGAAGCTTGTGAAGTCAGTGAACAACTGGCCAATGTTTCACCCATCCCCCACGTCGCTAATTCTTTTTTCACATTTCCACAAGTGCATTTTCAAGTTGTTCACATTCCTATGGTAATTTACAAAGAAATACGATCTGAAATTAAAGTCGAATAGCATTATACCACTGCACAAGTACTCTGCGTCATAATGTCTTTTGTCTGTGGGCTGTTGCGAGCAGTGGCGCAGTTTCAATCGCCTGCCTCCATTTTGAAGTCTACAGGCTGCAGCAAAGAAAACAGCCTTCTTTCTGTCACACAATTGACTTATGAATTTGTAAATATAGAAATCATATTCGTATTTAAATACAATGACTATGTATATCatacagttttactgtttatGTGTTTGGTGGAATGTCAAAacagtttattactgtttagTACACAGTAATAATTAGTAACGTGctatcttttttgtttgttttatatttattcttctttgGAAATAGAATGATGTCAGAGGGGGCCACATCATGCAttacttaaacattttaaattattcattcacttgtttttcacatttttttgtgttaacATTGTTATCATAGATTGGCTTattaatatatctaatatattaCTGTACCTGAATTTAATATTATACATTCATTCGCAACCTAGGCTTGAAATGACAAACTATACCTGAGAATGTTCATTGACAAACTGGGGTTCCTGACAGATTACATAGTTTTGATTTTTGTTTAGAACATTATACATGCTACATTTATTGGATCCTTCGGATGTAGGCTATTTAGAACAAATTCatacacaaattatatattaGCGTAGTCAAAGTCATGGCTGAGTTAAAATTTAAGGAACCTGTACTTTACCGAGTCCATTAAAAAATCTCTAAATCTGTAATTACTGTACACAGGTGTCATGGATGATGAAGACGACCGACGTCTTCTGGATTTTATAGGGTAAGCAGCATTACAATTTGATAATTACACCTTTTTACCCATCAtatgtaacaaatacattttcctgaactgtttaatgtttttttttgcagagaTGTGCAAGCATTGAATGAGTATCTTCATGGTTCAAATAGTAAATCTGTAAGTATGCTTAGACTATAtgacatttgtgttttatattgaaatattattgacAACTTTACTTTACATTCAAAAAGATTGGAGAAGATGATGTGACTAATGCAGCGTTTGGGTCGGCCAGTTCATTCTTAACTAGTGACACGGTGAGTATAGACAAGGTTCATATCAAGGAAAGACAAGCTCATATCTACTGGAATGTGAAAATACAATAATCTCAAAAACTTTTTTTCGAacacagttaaataaaatattttaatatttccatAAAAGTGGTTCAAAGAGGTATTGTCTGCATGCAACTGGGATATCTGGAAAGGGTTGTAGAGCATCTAATCAACTAAATATTTGGTTTTCTATTCAGGGTGGCTCTAACGTTGGACTCAAAGATGACCAAAATAATTTGGGAGAATTTGGGGAGGCTGATGGAGCTGAGCTTCAGCTCTCAAGCAGTCTTCCGTTCATTGAGGATGATGACTTCGAAAGTGAAACCTCACAAGATGAGGTCGATCTTGGGGGCGAGGACCAACCTTTCGacatccttcagaagtcattgtTGGAAGCAGATATTACAGAGCAGACATTGGCTCAAGAAGCCCTTTTGGACTCCCAGCCCTCTCTCATTCCCACAGCTTCCACTTTCCCTCAGCAGCTGGTCTCTGGAGGGTTTGGAGGTATCGCAAGTCCTGGTGTGGTTGCACCATTGGCACAACCTCAGGCTTTTATCCAGCAGGTTCCCCAACTACCCTTGCCAAACGGCCCTGCTGGACACATCCAGGTAGTGGGATCCTTCAATGGCAGTGCCTCCTCCATGATGACTATCAACAGTTTGGAACAGCCTCAGTTCCTTTTGAGGCACAGCGGAAATGTAGTGACAAACAACAGTGGGCAAGGTACTATGTTCACCCCTTCTGCAGCTGGTCAGGTGTCAATGTCCTTTAATAAAGGCACGATACCAGTTCAGAATTTTATCATCCAGAGAGGCCCTATGCAACAGACATTGATTAGATCCATTCAGCCTAAACCCTTACAGGCAGGGGGACAAACTGTATACAATATCAGCAACATCGGGTTTCAACCCAGCACCACAACTGCTGCGAATATTGTCAGTAACCCCTACACAGCCAGTGGCTCTCCTCAGTCTGCTCAACAGGTGAAAATGGTCAATCCAGCCAGcagcattttaatgcattcaCCTCTGGGACAGCAAGCGCAACAGCAGTCCCAGTCCAATCTGCCTCAAGGGCAGTTTTTGCTACCCACTTCGGTTTCCCTCACCCCTGGTACGACTGTTCACAGCTTCCAGGCTGTTAATGGGCAGGtgatacaaacaaacactcaagtGGGCGACCCATCGTCAATGTGCACTACCACTTACTCCATCCTCACCAATCAGAACACAACAGTACAGCTTATTGCTGGGCAGAATTTTTCAACTGGAGGGCAGCTGATAGTAAATCAAGGTCAAATAGGCCAAGCTTCACCAACACCTGGTGTGCAGGTGTCTCAAAGGCCTGGTGCCACGTCCAAGGTTTGGACTGCATCACCTAGCCCAACCCCTGTACAAACGTCACAGGCTCTGGGCCACCTCACCATGGTCAATTCAGTCCAAGGCCCACAGGTTTGTCAACAGTTATCCATGACCCCTGGACAGCACCTCCTTATGCCTGTGGCCCAGAACATTACTTCTGGTGTTCAGGAGTTACAAATTTCTTTAAACCAGGTGAAACATATTTGGATTAATTAACCCACATATTCTTTTTATTCCAACCTTGTTTGCCTGCTCAAAGTGTTATCATTTCATCACATTTGAATGTTTCTTCAATTTCATAGGGCACCACAGCAGCAACACAAAGAGGGCAAACACAATTAGTTAATCTTCTTGGTACCAAAGGTAAGACTCCTTTTTACTGAACCAGTTTTTAATGAAATCTAGTTTACTCATTCATTAACAAATACTTGCtttctatttcattatatttttaaaatgtaatttcttcctatgatggcaaagctgaattttcagcagccattagtcaAGTTTTCAGTGTATTAGAtccttagaaatcattctgatatgctgatttggtgctcgagaaacatttattattattattaatgtggaaaaatgttgtgctgcttaatattgttttgtgtttctttttttcttttcttttttcttttgttaaatctTAGCTGTGAACATGCTCACTCCTGCCAGTCAGGAATTGCCTTTTACACTGAAGCAACCTGCAACTCAACAACTTACTAGAGGAGAAATGTGAGTGCCCAAATTGTAGTCTAAAGGTCCCCGAACAATGTATGTGTTTTCAGAATTCgtcatcctttcctatcaaaattACTTGCTACGTATGCGACAACGCAAAAAAATCGAACCTTGTCcgaatttttttattacatatgaaAGTTTCGAAAGCAGTATATAAACGTGATGGACACAACATGAggtcgtatttattttttaacatacgAAAATTTCGGACGATTATTTCAGACTCAGTATGCAAATACCTTACATCTCTTACAGCTGGTGTTTTCTGCACCACCAGTGTCAACCAaaagttaaatttattttatgatttgattATAACGATTGTAACACTGGGATTATTTTACAGGGTCCTCCAGCAGTTAAGACGAGATCATGATAGAGTCATGTCTTCAGAGCGGACCCACTTCACTTCATTTAATGATGTCATTGAGAGATTACTGCCCTATCATGTTTTCCAAGGCTCACTACCACAAGATGAAGATTTTACCAAAGGTGCATTTCGACATTTCCtcaacatatataatatttaatcacAGATAAGTACTGACGGAATATGACCTAGGTTCTGATAACTGTTTTTGACTTTACAGTTGATGAGGAGTTTGAAGCAGTTGCCATACAAGTGTTAAACAAAACACAGGCCATGGTGAACAAATACAGGCGCTTACTTATGGTTGAGGCAGAGGTATGTTTAGAACACAGTCCTTTTATTTAGGTGATTACTCTAATATTTGGCAAAATCAAACACTGCTTCATCTTCTTTCAGAGGTCCAGCCCTTCATCAGAAACGGTGATGATTGACAGGACTTTTAATCAAGAGGAACGGAGCAACTTGACCCAAGACAAACGAATGGTAATAGTGGATCCAGGTAAGAAATGGAAGCCTCGATGAATTTATCTATTTTCATTGtctgtcattattattaaaaccTAAGTAAAACATTTTACAGATGTTGTGTTTTAAACCATGTCATGGGTTGACAAAGTATCTTCACAGCATTTCcaattagttttattttggttaaataCAAGTAGTcctaaataaaaagtgtttttggaTTTTGGTACTCATGCTGTTTTGTGATCAACAcaataaaatgtgtgtatgtgtcattCCATGAAATCAGTGCCTTTTGCGTCCCTAAGAAATAATCAAACAGATTCAATATAAcaacaaataaatgtacattttaaaagcataataATACTATATATGTATTTCatcaatattacataaaaaagttaattaaatattattttaaataattgaaatagcATTTTTGCTGGTTAGAGTAAGATTTTTGGCCTTTTCTTTACTATGATTTTTCATTTTCAGCAGGGCATTCAATTAGCAAATTGAAGgcaaatcaatataaaaaaaattagatttgcaTATTGCTCTAAATATAGTCTCATTGCTAAGCATTGTTTTTTGTAAAAGTATGcatttttctataaaatataaatacttgtATTGGTGTCCCCTGATTTCATGTCAGCCCTGTTATCCTCATAATATACCCTTGTAAAATAATGTAGATTCAAGTGACATAATTTCTAGGAGGTTACATCATCTGTCAACCAGGATAACAACACTTAAACCATAAGCATGTTTCGCTTACTCCTCTATAATGTTCTATTTATGATGGTTGGTGAGGTTTGACTGCATCATCAACGTCAATCCTGTTACCATTTTTAGAATGTAAATTTAAACAATTGTTTCTTACATTTAGTATAATCAATATCTGTAGGTGTACAATACAATTTCT encodes:
- the bicral gene encoding BRD4-interacting chromatin-remodeling complex-associated protein-like isoform X1 → MLPSAGAPPLRWPVQRWRGNPVDTALLFHDGVMDDEDDRRLLDFIGDVQALNEYLHGSNSKSIGEDDVTNAAFGSASSFLTSDTGGSNVGLKDDQNNLGEFGEADGAELQLSSSLPFIEDDDFESETSQDEVDLGGEDQPFDILQKSLLEADITEQTLAQEALLDSQPSLIPTASTFPQQLVSGGFGGIASPGVVAPLAQPQAFIQQVPQLPLPNGPAGHIQVVGSFNGSASSMMTINSLEQPQFLLRHSGNVVTNNSGQGTMFTPSAAGQVSMSFNKGTIPVQNFIIQRGPMQQTLIRSIQPKPLQAGGQTVYNISNIGFQPSTTTAANIVSNPYTASGSPQSAQQVKMVNPASSILMHSPLGQQAQQQSQSNLPQGQFLLPTSVSLTPGTTVHSFQAVNGQVIQTNTQVGDPSSMCTTTYSILTNQNTTVQLIAGQNFSTGGQLIVNQGQIGQASPTPGVQVSQRPGATSKVWTASPSPTPVQTSQALGHLTMVNSVQGPQVCQQLSMTPGQHLLMPVAQNITSGVQELQISLNQGTTAATQRGQTQLVNLLGTKAVNMLTPASQELPFTLKQPATQQLTRGEMVLQQLRRDHDRVMSSERTHFTSFNDVIERLLPYHVFQGSLPQDEDFTKVDEEFEAVAIQVLNKTQAMVNKYRRLLMVEAERSSPSSETVMIDRTFNQEERSNLTQDKRMVIVDPDGFMEDFCCGPKLKIPSTEVLTPTTPEGNPSVMETSPRHSISHTGRDGQGMDSHTEPAYRTELQQQRMEEHRRPPIKCILDLKKKKFNNLISSNSQHAHYPTSPSQSQHSSTQGHPSNLGQGHEHQLPSDHSHTPLADTDSVLEAAVNSILEC
- the bicral gene encoding BRD4-interacting chromatin-remodeling complex-associated protein-like isoform X2, producing MDDEDDRRLLDFIGDVQALNEYLHGSNSKSIGEDDVTNAAFGSASSFLTSDTGGSNVGLKDDQNNLGEFGEADGAELQLSSSLPFIEDDDFESETSQDEVDLGGEDQPFDILQKSLLEADITEQTLAQEALLDSQPSLIPTASTFPQQLVSGGFGGIASPGVVAPLAQPQAFIQQVPQLPLPNGPAGHIQVVGSFNGSASSMMTINSLEQPQFLLRHSGNVVTNNSGQGTMFTPSAAGQVSMSFNKGTIPVQNFIIQRGPMQQTLIRSIQPKPLQAGGQTVYNISNIGFQPSTTTAANIVSNPYTASGSPQSAQQVKMVNPASSILMHSPLGQQAQQQSQSNLPQGQFLLPTSVSLTPGTTVHSFQAVNGQVIQTNTQVGDPSSMCTTTYSILTNQNTTVQLIAGQNFSTGGQLIVNQGQIGQASPTPGVQVSQRPGATSKVWTASPSPTPVQTSQALGHLTMVNSVQGPQVCQQLSMTPGQHLLMPVAQNITSGVQELQISLNQGTTAATQRGQTQLVNLLGTKAVNMLTPASQELPFTLKQPATQQLTRGEMVLQQLRRDHDRVMSSERTHFTSFNDVIERLLPYHVFQGSLPQDEDFTKVDEEFEAVAIQVLNKTQAMVNKYRRLLMVEAERSSPSSETVMIDRTFNQEERSNLTQDKRMVIVDPDGFMEDFCCGPKLKIPSTEVLTPTTPEGNPSVMETSPRHSISHTGRDGQGMDSHTEPAYRTELQQQRMEEHRRPPIKCILDLKKKKFNNLISSNSQHAHYPTSPSQSQHSSTQGHPSNLGQGHEHQLPSDHSHTPLADTDSVLEAAVNSILEC